The Polyangium mundeleinium genome contains the following window.
GCGAGCGCCGGGCGCGTGACGAAGACGGACCCTTTGACCGCGAGCTTCGATACGTCGAGCGGCGGCACCGGGCCCGAGCTCGTGCCCACGCAGACGAGCAGCCCGCGCCGCTTCAGGGAATCGAGCGAGCCCGTGAACGTGTCCTTTCCGACGCTGTCGTACACGACCGAGACGCCGGCTCCCCCCGTCAAGTCGCGCACGCGCCGGGCCACGTCCTCGCGGCCGTAATGGATGATGTGATCGCAGCCGTGCGCGCGGGCGATCTCCGCCTTGGCCTCGGTCGACACCGTGCCGATCACCGTGAGGCCGAGGAGCTTCGCCCATTGCGACACGATCAGGCCCACGCCGCCCGCCGCCGCGTGGAGCAGGATGACGTCGCCGGCCTTCAAGGGCCAGATACGGCGCATCAGGTAGGCCGCCGTGAGGCCCCGCATGGTCATGGCCGCGGCGGTCTCGTAGCGGATGCCCTCGGGCAATCGAATCAACGGCGCCGCGGGCAGGGTTCGCTCGGTGCTGTAGGCGCCGAGCGTGTCCAGAAAGCCGGTGTACGTCACGCGGTCGCCCGGCGCGACGTTCGTGACGCCTTTTCCGACGGCCTCCACCACGCCGGCGGCCTCCACGCCAATGCCGCTCGGGAGCGGCACGGGATAAAGCCCCGTGCGAAAATAGGTATCTGCAAAGTTGAGCCCGACGGCGACGTGCCGGACCCGAGCCTCGAAAGGACCCGGATCACCGACGGTGACCTCCTCCCAGCGCAGGACCTCCGGTCCGCCGGTCTCGTGAAATCGAACCGCATGGGCCATGGGAATGCCCCCCTTCGGTGGCGCTAGGCCGCCCTGCGCCGCGGGACCCCGCGCTCGCCCGCCTCGCGATTGGGCGCAAACCCGAGCTTTGCCAGGGTCTCGTCGGCGTCCTTGTAAAACGTGCCGATCTTGTAGATGCGGCGGGCCTCCTTGCCATCCGCCACGTCGCGGCCGAGCTCGCGCGCGATGCGGACGAGCTGCTCGATTTGCTGCACGGAGGTCATGCGCTGCCCCTTGCGCCCCCACAACGTATCCTCGATGCCGCACCGGGTGTGCAGCCCCATCGCGATGGCCATCGTGTTGATGGGGAGCACGTTTCGCATGACGCTCTCCAGCGTCAGGCAGGCGCCGTTCGGCACGCGGCGGATGAACTCCATCATGTTGCAAGGGTTCGGCCCGTCGAATCCGCCGCCGATGGCGACCCAGGTGAGGTTGAGCGGCCCGGCGTAGGCGCCGTGGCGGATCAGGCGCTCCACCGTTTCGAGCTGGGGGACGCTGGCGAGCTGAAAATGGGTCTGGATGCCGGCGGCCGAGAGCCGCCGGAGGTGCTCCTCGACCCAGGCCGGGCCGGCCGGCACGGTCATCTCGCGGTAGGCTTTGTAGACATCGGGCCGCGCGAACGAGCTGCCGGCATAGTCGTCCTCGGTCATCAGCTCGACGATGTTCATCTGGCTCGTATTGATCGCGATCGTGACCTGATCGGGCTTCGGCGAGAGCTCGGCCAGCATGTGGCGCGTATCGTCGCTCAGCCATTTCGCCTTCTCCCCTTCGCCCTCCGGGGAGAAGGAGATCGAGCCGCCGACCTGCAGGATCATGTCGGGCACCGCGTCGCGCAGGCCCGCGAGGAGCTCGTTGAACCTGGACAGGCGCTTGGAGCCCTTGCCGTCCGCCTCGCGCGCGTGCACGTGCAGCACCGTGGCGCCGGCGTTGTAGCAATCCACGGCCTTCTGAACCTGCTCGGCCATCGTCACCGCGATGTCTTCGGGGAAATCGGTCGGCTCCCACTCCGGCCCGTACGGCGCGACCGTGATGACGAGCTTTTCCTGGTTCTCGGGGAACAGAGAGTCGTCGAGAAAGTCCATGGGACCTTCGTGGTTCCCGGCCGTTTCGAGCGCAAGCGCGGCGATCTCCTCACGTCGCCCGTCAGTGCACGAGGCTCACCCACGTCCCGTTGC
Protein-coding sequences here:
- a CDS encoding quinone oxidoreductase family protein, with protein sequence MAHAVRFHETGGPEVLRWEEVTVGDPGPFEARVRHVAVGLNFADTYFRTGLYPVPLPSGIGVEAAGVVEAVGKGVTNVAPGDRVTYTGFLDTLGAYSTERTLPAAPLIRLPEGIRYETAAAMTMRGLTAAYLMRRIWPLKAGDVILLHAAAGGVGLIVSQWAKLLGLTVIGTVSTEAKAEIARAHGCDHIIHYGREDVARRVRDLTGGAGVSVVYDSVGKDTFTGSLDSLKRRGLLVCVGTSSGPVPPLDVSKLAVKGSVFVTRPALADYIADPAEKAELAGELFDHVAAGRIRIEINQRYRLEDAALAHRDLEARRTTGSSIFIA
- a CDS encoding 3-keto-5-aminohexanoate cleavage protein, producing the protein MDFLDDSLFPENQEKLVITVAPYGPEWEPTDFPEDIAVTMAEQVQKAVDCYNAGATVLHVHAREADGKGSKRLSRFNELLAGLRDAVPDMILQVGGSISFSPEGEGEKAKWLSDDTRHMLAELSPKPDQVTIAINTSQMNIVELMTEDDYAGSSFARPDVYKAYREMTVPAGPAWVEEHLRRLSAAGIQTHFQLASVPQLETVERLIRHGAYAGPLNLTWVAIGGGFDGPNPCNMMEFIRRVPNGACLTLESVMRNVLPINTMAIAMGLHTRCGIEDTLWGRKGQRMTSVQQIEQLVRIARELGRDVADGKEARRIYKIGTFYKDADETLAKLGFAPNREAGERGVPRRRAA